In Pseudomonas sp. P5_109, the genomic window CGCGCAATGTTGCGCGTTGGCTTGCTTGATGTGCTTGCCGGCCAGACGCGGTTGCAGCAACGCAGGTTTGCCCGCGAGTTCGCGCAGGGCCACGCCGTCGGTGGTGCGAATGGCGTAAGGCACCGGCAGGTCGGCGCCGTGCAGCACGTCGAGCAGTTCGATGAAGAACGGCATTTCCTGAACCGGACCGCGCTCGACCAGGGTCAGGACAAACTCGCCCTGTTCCAGGCTGATAAAGAAATTGGTGTTTTCGCTACCGGCGGCAATCCCCTGGAAATCAAGCAGGCGGCCGAGGCCATAAGGGGCAAGAAAAGCTTCCAGCTCGGGCCGAGCCAGGGGGGTGAACACAGACATGTTTAAACTGCCAATACGGGCGCCGCTGTTGAGCCAGCGCCGATTAAAGTTAGGGACGACTTACCACTTAAAAATTTCCCACGCCGGAATCAGCATATCCGGGTAGTCGGAGCGGATGAAGTTTCCCTCCGAGCCATCCGCGCGCACCAGAAAATACGGCTTGCCGCCTTTGGGCGTGACTTTGATCGCATACAGGAAGCCGTTTTGGCGGTATTCCTGAATGACCTTGTCCCCTTCCGTGTGGATCGTGACTTCCGGCTCGGGTGTCGGCGCATCGTCCGCCGCCATGACGGCCAGTGGTGTGATTGCAAACAAGCCAGCCAGCAACAGGCGATTTAGTGTGCGCATGATAACCTTGTCCCTTTGTCGTCAACGGTCCCGCTATTCTAGCGCCGGACCCGCCGAAAAGGTTGATCCTGCTCATGAGCCAAGCCCCCCTCGTCCTGGTGGACGGTTCTTCTTACCTGTATCGCGCCTTTCACGCGCTGCCGCCGCTGACCACGTCCAAAGGCCTGCCGACCGGTGCGGTCAAGGGCGTATTGAACATGCTCAAGAGCCTGCGCAAGCAATATCCGCATAGTCCGTTCGCCGTGGTGTTCGACGCCAAGGGTGGGACTTTTCGCGATGACATGTACGCCGAATACAAAGCCAACCGACCGAGCATGCCTGACGACATGCGCGTGCAGATCGAGCCGCTGCACCAGAGCGTGATCGCCCTGGGCTTCCCGCTGCTGTGCGTCGAAGGTGTCGAGGCCGATGACGTGATCGGCACCCTGGCCCGCAGCAGCGCGGCAGCGGATCGTCCGGTGATCATCTCCACCGGCGACAAGGACATGGCGCAACTGGTCGACGGTCACATTACCTTGGTCAATACCATGACCGGTAGCAGCATGGACGTGGAGGGCGTGAAGGAGAAATTCGGCGTCGCTCCGGAGCAGATCATCGATTATCTGGCGCTCATGGGCGATTCTTCCGACAACATTCCGGGCGTTCCGGGTATCGGCCCGAAGACAGCTTCTGGCCTGCTGGTCGGTGTGAACGGCGGCCTGACCGAGCTCTATGCACAGCTCGACATCGTGCCGACTTTGCCGATCCGCGGCGCCAAGACCCTGCCGGCCAAGCTCGAAGAGCACAAGGAAATGGCTTTCCTTTCCTATCAACTGGCGACCATCAAGGTCGACGTGCCGCTGGACGTTGGGCTCGACGACTTGCAAATGGGTCCTGAGGACCCGGCCAAACTCTACGAGCTGTACACCCTGCTGGAATTCAAGAGCTGGCTGAACGACCTTGATCGCGACGCCAAGCGCCTGGAACTGAGCGCTGCCGCCGAGCCTGCACCGGCCGCCGATCTGTTCAGCGAACCAGAGCCTGAAGTACCGGCCGTCGCTGCTGAAGCCGCCTATGAAACCATCCTCGATCAGGCGCGGTTCGATGCCTGGCTGGAAAAACTGAACAACGCCAAGCTGTTTGCCTTCGACACTGAAACCACCGGCATCGACGCGCAGCAAGCGCAACTGGTGGGCGTGTCATTCGCGGTTCAGGCCAATGAGGCGGCCTACATCCCATTGACCCATTCCTACATCGGCGTGCCGCAGCAACTGGATCGCGACACGGTTCTGCGTGCGCTCAAGCCAATTCTGGAAGACCCAAACAAGCTCAAGGTCGGCCAGCACGCCAAGTTCGACATGAACATCCTGGCCAACTGTGCCATCGGTGGCGATCAGGCCAACGGCATCACCGTGCGCGGCATTGCCTTCGACACCATGCTCGAGTCCTACGTGCTCAACTCCACGGCCACGCGCCATGACATGGACAGCCTGGCACAGAAGTATCTGGATCACACCACGGTGAGCTTCCAGGACATCGCCGGCAAAGGCGTGAAACAGCTGACGTTCGACCAGATCGCCCTGGAGCAGGCCGGGCCTTATGCCGCCGAAGATGCGGATATCACCTTGCGCCTGCACCAGACCCTGTTCGAAAAGCTCTCGGCTATTCCGAGCCTGGCCAGCGTGCTGACCGACATTGAAATCCCGTTGGTGCCGGTATTGGCGCGTATCGAGCGCCAGGGCGCCTTCGTCGATGCCGCCTTGCTGGGCGTGCAAAGCATCGAACTGGGCGACAAGATGGTGGCGCTGGAGCGTGAAGCCTTCGAGATTGCCGGCGAGGAG contains:
- a CDS encoding DUF2782 domain-containing protein, with the protein product MRTLNRLLLAGLFAITPLAVMAADDAPTPEPEVTIHTEGDKVIQEYRQNGFLYAIKVTPKGGKPYFLVRADGSEGNFIRSDYPDMLIPAWEIFKW
- the polA gene encoding DNA polymerase I, with the protein product MSQAPLVLVDGSSYLYRAFHALPPLTTSKGLPTGAVKGVLNMLKSLRKQYPHSPFAVVFDAKGGTFRDDMYAEYKANRPSMPDDMRVQIEPLHQSVIALGFPLLCVEGVEADDVIGTLARSSAAADRPVIISTGDKDMAQLVDGHITLVNTMTGSSMDVEGVKEKFGVAPEQIIDYLALMGDSSDNIPGVPGIGPKTASGLLVGVNGGLTELYAQLDIVPTLPIRGAKTLPAKLEEHKEMAFLSYQLATIKVDVPLDVGLDDLQMGPEDPAKLYELYTLLEFKSWLNDLDRDAKRLELSAAAEPAPAADLFSEPEPEVPAVAAEAAYETILDQARFDAWLEKLNNAKLFAFDTETTGIDAQQAQLVGVSFAVQANEAAYIPLTHSYIGVPQQLDRDTVLRALKPILEDPNKLKVGQHAKFDMNILANCAIGGDQANGITVRGIAFDTMLESYVLNSTATRHDMDSLAQKYLDHTTVSFQDIAGKGVKQLTFDQIALEQAGPYAAEDADITLRLHQTLFEKLSAIPSLASVLTDIEIPLVPVLARIERQGAFVDAALLGVQSIELGDKMVALEREAFEIAGEEFNLGSPKQLGVILYEKLGLPVLKKTAKGQPSTAEEVLAKLAEDDYRLPKVLMEYRSMSKLKSTYTDRLPEQINPRTGRIHTSYHQAVASTGRLSSSDPNLQNIPVRTAEGRRIRQAFVAPVGYKLLAADYSQIELRIMAHLSRDEGLMNAFRHNLDVHTATAAEVFKVELADVTSNQRRSAKAINFGLIYGMGAQKLGKDIGVDTKTAKAYIDTYFARYPGVRQYMDRTRAQAAEQGYVETFFGRRLYLPDINSNKPQERAAAERTAINAPMQGTAADIIKKAMVAVDNWLTASGLDAKVILQVHDELVLEVREDLVDKVRDEIRVHMSEAAKLDVPLLVEVGVGNNWDEAH